A genome region from Manihot esculenta cultivar AM560-2 chromosome 5, M.esculenta_v8, whole genome shotgun sequence includes the following:
- the LOC110615217 gene encoding homeobox-leucine zipper protein ANTHOCYANINLESS 2, whose product MSFGGFLENGSPGGGGARIVADIPYSSSNMPTGAIAQPRLISPSLTKAMFNSPGLSLALQQPNIDGQGDIARMAENFESNGGRRSREEEHESRSGSDNMDGASGDDQDAADNPPRKKRYHRHTPQQIQELEALFKECPHPDEKQRLELSKRLCLETRQVKFWFQNRRTQMKTQLERHENSLLRQENDKLRAENMSIRDAMRNPICSNCGGPAIIGDISLEEQHLRIENARLKDELDRVCALAGKFLGRPISSLAGSIGPPMPNSSLELGVGTNGFSGLSTVPATLPLGPDFAGGISGALPVMTQTRPATAGVTGLDRSFERSMFLELALAAMDELVKMAQTDEPLWIRSLEGGREILNHEEYMRTFTPCIGMKPGGFVSEASRETGMVIINSLALVETLMDSNRWAEMFPCMIARTSTTDVISNGMGGTRNGSLQLMLAELQVLSPLVPVREVNFLRFCKQHAEGVWAVVDVSIDTIRETSGAPAFVNCRRLPSGCVVQDMPNGYSKVTWVEHAEYDETQIHQLYRPLISSGMGFGAQRWVATLQRQCECLAILMSSAVPTRDHTAITASGRRSMLKLAQRMTDNFCAGVCASTVHKWNKLNAGNVDEDVRVMTRKSVDDPGEPPGIVLSAATSVWLPVSPQRLFDFLRDERLRSEWDILSNGGPMQEMAHIAKGQDHGNCVSLLRASAMNANQSSMLILQETCIDAAGSLVVYAPVDIPAMHVVMNGGDSAYVALLPSGFAIVPDGPGSRGSLSTPNGPTGNNGGGTGGQQRVSGSLLTVAFQILVNSLPTAKLTVESVETVNNLISCTVQKIKAALQCES is encoded by the exons ATGAGTTTTGGGGGTTTCCTAGAAAACGGTAgtcctggtggtggaggtgcaagaATCGTGGCAGATATACCATACAGCAGCAGCAACATGCCCACTGGTGCAATAGCTCAGCCACGCCTTATCTCGCCTTCTCTCACCAAAGCCATGTTCAACTCCCCTGGACTCTCTCTCGCTCTT caacAACCGAACATAGATGGTCAAGGTGATATAGCTAGAATGGCCGAAAACTTTGAATCAAACGGTGGTAGGAGGAGCAGAGAAGAGGAACACGAGAGCAGATCTGGAAGTGATAATATGGATGGTGCTTCAGGTGATGATCAAGACGCAGCTGACAATCCTCCAAGGAAGAAGAGATATCACCGACACACTCCACAGCAAATTCAAGAACTGGAAGC TCTGTTCAAGGAGTGTCCTCACCCTGATGAGAAGCAAAGACTGGAGCTTAGCAAAAGGCTTTGCTTGGAGACCAGGCAAGTTAAGTTCTGGTTTCAAAATCGCCGAACTCAAATGAAG ACCCAATTGGAACGACACGAGAACTCGTTACTCAGGCAAGAGAACGACAAACTTCGGGCAGAGAACATGTCCATCAGGGATGCAATGAGAAACCCAATTTGCTCCAACTGCGGCGGTCCTGCTATTATTGGTGATATTTCACTTGAAGAGCAGCATTTGAGGATTGAGAATGCGCGGTTAAAAGATGAGCTAGATCGTGTTTGTGCCCTTGCTGGCAAGTTCTTGGGTCGCCCCATTTCTTCATTGGCTGGTTCTATTGGCCCTCCGATGCCAAATTCAAGCTTGGAGCTTGGTGTTGGTACCAATGGTTTTAGTGGTCTAAGCACTGTGCCTGCAACATTACCTCTGGGGCCTGATTTTGCAGGTGGGATTTCAGGTGCTTTGCCTGTGATGACCCAAACTAGACCAGCAACAGCTGGCGTCACGGGCCTTGATAGATCATTTGAGAGATCTATGTTCCTGGAGCTGGCGTTGGCTGCCATGGATGAACTGGTTAAGATGGCACAGACTGATGAGCCTCTTTGGATCAGGAGCTTGGAGGGTGGTAGGGAAATATTGAACCATGAGGAGTATATGAGAACTTTTACTCCTTGCATTGGGATGAAACCTGGTGGGTTTGTTTCTGAGGCTTCCAGGGAGACTGGCATGGTAATCATCAACAGTTTGGCCCTTGTTGAGACTTTAATGGACTCG AATCGATGGGCAGAAATGTTTCCTTGCATGATTGCTAGGACATCTACCACTGATGTGATATCCAATGGAATGGGAGGAACAAGAAATGGCTCACTTCAGTTG ATGCTTGCTGAGCTCCAAGTTCTATCTCCTTTGGTCCCCGTCCGTGAGGTCAATTTTCTACGTTTTTGCAAGCAGCACGCAGAGGGTGTTTGGGCTGTTGTTGATGTGTCCATCGACACAATCCGAGAAACTTCCGGTGCACCAGCATTTGTGAACTGCAGGAGGCTTCCTTCTGGTTGTGTGGTTCAAGATATGCCTAATGGATACTCCAAG GTTACATGGGTCGAGCATGCAGAATATGATGAAACTCAAATCCACCAACTATACCGTCCTTTGATAAGTTCTGGTATGGGTTTTGGCGCCCAGCGTTGGGTAGCCACCCTTCAACGCCAATGCGAGTGTCTGGCCATTCTCATGTCCTCAGCTGTGCCCACCAGAGATCACACAG CGATCACCGCAAGTGGCAGACGAAGCATGCTGAAGCTGGCTCAGAGAATGACCGATAACTTCTGTGCTGGGGTTTGTGCGTCGACGGTCCATAAATGGAACAAGCTCAATGCAGGAAATGTGGATGAAGATGTTAGGGTTATGACCAGAAAGAGCGTGGATGATCCCGGCGAGCCACCGGGAATAGTATTAAGCGCTGCCACTTCTGTTTGGTTACCTGTTTCTCCGCAGAGATTGTTTGATTTTCTGCGTGATGAGCGGCTGAGGAGCGAGTGGGACATCTTATCCAACGGTGGACCCATGCAGGAGATGGCCCACATAGCCAAGGGCCAGGATCATGGCAACTGCGTCTCTCTCCTGCGTGCCAGT GCCATGAACGCGAACCAGAGCAGCATGCTGATCCTGCAGGAGACATGCATAGACGCCGCGGGGTCGCTTGTTGTATACGCTCCCGTTGACATTCCAGCCATGCACGTGGTGATGAACGGTGGAGATTCTGCTTACGTAGCCCTACTTCCATCGGGATTCGCTATTGTCCCTGACGGTCCTGGCTCGCGTGGGTCCCTTTCTACGCCAAATGGCCCAACTGGTAATAACGGTGGCGGTACTGGGGGCCAGCAGAGAGTGAGTGGGTCCCTTCTGACGGTGGCATTCCAAATCTTGGTGAATAGCCTCCCTACGGCTAAGCTCACAGTGGAGTCGGTGGAGACAGTGAACAACCTCATCTCTTGCACTGTCCAAAAGATCAAAGCAGCGCTTCAATGTGAAAGTTGA
- the LOC110615861 gene encoding COP9 signalosome complex subunit 1, with protein sequence MEADDEIYANGGDGPSRNRPIISGEQLDIEAYAGLYTGRTKITRLLFISDHCDNPQMQLEALRMAYDEIKKGENTQLFREVVQKIDGRLGPNYGMDSAWCETVDRRAEQRKERLENELNAYRTNLIKESIRMGYNDFGDFYYAHGALGDAFKSYVRTRDYCTTSKHIIHMCMSAILVSIEMGQFTHVTSYVSKAEQTPEALDPTTIAKLRCAAGLAHLEAKKYKLAARKFLEVTPELGNSYTEVIAPQDVATYGGLCALASFERTELKNKVIDNLNFRNFLELVPEVRELIHDFYSSHYASCLDYLGNLKANLLLDVHLHDHVETLYDQIRNKALIQYTHPFVSVDLNMMANAFKTSVAGLEKELEALITDNQIQARIDSHNKILYARHADQRNATFQRVLQTGSEFDRDVRAMLLRANLIKHEYNLRASRKL encoded by the exons ATGGAAGCTGACGACGAGATTTATGCGAACGGCGGCGACGGTCCTAGCCGTAATAGACCGATTATCAGTGGAGAGCAGCTCGACATCGAAGCATATGCCGGTTTGTACACCGGGAGGACCAAAATCACGCGCCTCCTGTTCATATCCGACCACTGCGACAACCCTCAGATGCAGTTGGAGGCTTTGCGAATGGCATATGACGAGATCAAGAAGGGAGAGAACACGCAGCTGTTTCGTGAAGTAGTGCAGAAAATTGATGGGAGACTTGGGCCTAATTACGGCATGGATAGCGCATGGTGCGAGACGGTCGACCGCAGAGCCGAGCAGAGAAAGGAGAGGCTCGAGAACGAACTCAATGCTTACAGG ACAAATTTGATCAAGGAAAGCATAAGAATGGGATACAATGATTTTGGagatttctattatgctcatgGTGCTCTTGGGGATGCTTTTAAAAGTTATGTCCGTACCCGTGATTATTGTACGACATCaaaacatatcattcatatgtGCATGAGTGCAATTCTTGTCAGCATCGAGATGGGTCAATTTACTCATGTCACTAGCTATGTCAGCAAAGCAGAGCAAACACCTGAGGCTCTTGACCCTACTACAATAGCAAAACTTCGTTGTGCTGCTGGATTAGCTCATTTGGAGGCCAAGAAGTACAAGCTTGCTGCTCGGAAG TTCCTGGAAGTGACTCCTGAATTGGGAAATTCTTACACTGAAGTTATTGCACCTCAAGATGTAGCAACATATGGAGGACTTTGTGCACTTGCAAGTTTTGAGAGGACAGAGCTGAAG AACAAAGTTATAGACAATCTCAACTTCCGAAATTTCTTGGAGTTGGTACCTGAAGTGAGAGAGCTTATTCATGATTTCTACTCAAG CCATTATGCTTCATGTCTGGATTACCTGGGAAATCTCAAAGCAAACCTATTGCTCGATGTCCATTTGCATGATCATGTTGAGACATTATATGATCAAATCCGTAACAAAGCCCTCATTCAATATACACACCCATTTGTTTCTGTTGATTTGAATATGATGGCAAATGCTTTCAAAACAAGTGTTGCAGGGCTAGAGAAAGAACTTGAAGCCCTGATTACTGACAATCAAATACAG GCACGGATTGATTCACACAACAAAATTCTATATGCACGACATGCAGATCAAAGGAATGCCACTTTTCAACGAGTTCTACAAACCGGCAGTGAATTTGATCGAGATGTTCGAGCAATGCTGCTGAGGGCAAATCTcatcaaacatgaatacaatcTTAGGGCTTCTAGGAAACTTTGA